DNA from Agathobaculum sp. NTUH-O15-33:
ACCTTTACGGTCTCCTTCTCGGCTTCGACGCCCTTGTATTCGCCCAGCTCTACTTCGGGCTCGACCGGCACCTTGGCCACGATCGTCAGGCCGCCTTCTTCCTCGGCGTCGCCCAGATCGACGTCCGCGCGGCCCACAGGCTCGATGCCGGCTTCCTTGACCGCCATGTCCATCGCGTCCGGATATACGATATTAAAAGCATCCTCAAAGAAAACGCCTTCGCCATAAAGCTTTTCGATCATCTTGCGGGGGGCCTTGCCCTTGCGGAAGCCGGGTACCGTAATGTTCTTGCCGGACTTCTTGAACGCCTTATCCTTTGCGGCGTCAAACTCCTGAGCCGAAACAGCGATGGTCAGCTCCACCATGCTGTGTTCCAGCTTTTCTGTCTTTTTCAGTTCCATGTTGCCAAACTCCTTACTATCAATACTTCGATTGTATCCAATCTATTTTATCAGATATACTTTCGGATTTCCACACTTTTTTTATTTTTTAAGCAAAACCGGTGTAAAATCCACATGATCTCCCGAAACCAGCCGCCATTCGATGCCGTCGTACACCCCTTCCACCGCGTACCGCAGGCTTTCCGAGTGCAGGTGACCGTAAAAACAGCGCCGCACGCCGTACTTTTGCAGCATGGAAACGATCGCTTCGCAGCGAAACGAGGCGTAAAGCGGCGGGTAATGGAGAAAACAGACGATCTCCTCCGGCGCGGCCGCGGCCCCCTGCCGGAGCGAGGCCTCCAGCCGCATCAGCTCCCGCCGGAATATTTTTTCGTTGTGCGGATCGGCAAAGTCCTGCTCAAAGGGCCAGCCGCGCGTGCCGCACAGCGCGGTGTTTTCGTAAAAGAAGCAGTTATTATGCAGAAAATCGATGCTTTGCATGCCGTGCTCCTCAAGGAACCGGTGCATCTTGGCCGCCGTTTCCCACCAAAGATCGTGGTTGCCCTTTAAAATGAGCTTACGCCCGGGCAGGCTTTCGAGCAGTTCAAAATCCGTGCGCGCTTCGCTCAGGCTAATGCCCCACGAGATATCGCCGCCCAGAACGACCGTGTCCTCCGGCGCGATCAGCGCGCGCCAGTTTTTGACGATCTTTTCCGTGTAGCCCTGCCACCTGCCGCCAAATATATCCATCGACTTGGGCACGGCGGTGGAGAGATGCAGATCGGCCAGCGTAAAAAGCGCCATCCGTCTTACCGCGCCTTCAGCAGCTCGATTGTCTGAAAGATCGCTTCCTTGTCCACCACGCGGTCAAAGCGCGGCGTCTTGCCCGCGAGCGCGGCAAGCGGCGCGGGAGCCTTTTCGCCCGTCAGCTGTTCCAGAACGCCGAGCTGCGTCACATCGTCCCGCTCGAGCGAACCGCCCAGCGCTTCGATCACCGAACGGCAGAACTTAAACGGCGACGCGGTGGAAGCAATGACGACCGGCGTCTCGTCGCCGGTGCGCGCGCGGTAGTCCTCGTACACCCGCACGGCGACCGCCGTGTGCGTATCGGCCAGATAGTGCTCCTTTTCCCACAGTGCGCGGATGGTCTCGGCGGTCTCGGCATCGTCGCAGCAGCCCGCGTCGAAATCCGCGGCGATACCGGAGAACATTTCCGCCGTCAGCGCGTAGCGGCCCTCGGTCCCCAGCTTGTCCATCAGTTCGGCGACCAGCTTGTCGTTCTGTCCCGAGGCGAGGAACAGCAGGCGTTCCAGATTGGACGAGATCAGGATATCCATCGACGGCGAGGCGGTGGTGTAAAACGCGCGGTTCTTATCATAGCTGCCGCCCTTTTTGAAAAAGTCGGTCAGCACATTGTTGCGGTTGGAGGCGCAGATGAACTTGTTCACCGGCAGGCCCATCTGCTTTGCGATGTACGCCGCGAGGATATTGCCGAAGTTGCCCGTGGGCACGCAGATATTGATCTGATCGCCATGCGCGATCTTACCTTCGGCGAGCAGATCGCAATACGCCGAAATATAGTAGGCGATCTGCGGGGCCAGCCGCCCCCAGTTGATCGAATTGGCGGAGGACAGCATCATACCGTCGCGGTCCAGCGCCTCGCGCGTCGCCGCATCGGTAAAGATTTGCTTGACGGCGGACTGGGCGTCGTCGAAGTTGCCGCGAATGGCGACCACCTCAACGTTTTCCCCTGTCTGCGTGTTCATTTGCAGCTTTTGCATCGGGGACACGCCGTTTTCCGGATAGTATACCATGATCTTGGTGCCCGGCACATCGGCGAAGCCGTCGAGCGCGGCCTTGCCCGTATCGCCCGAGGTCGCGACGAGGATGCACGCGGTGCGCTTTTCGCCGATCTTGCGGAGCGACGCGGTCAGCAAATGCGGCAGGATTTGCAGCGCCATGTCCTTGAACGCGCAGGTGGGGCCGTGCCACAGCTCCAACAGATGCTTGCCGTCCGCGAGCGATACGACGGGCGCGGTATTCGCGCCGCCGAATTTTTCATCCGCATACGCCTTCGCGGCAAAGTCCGTAAGCTCTTCCGCCGAAAAATCGGTCAGGAACCGGCCGAGTATCATGGCCGCGCGGCCTTTGTAGTCCATTTTCGCCAGCGCGTGCCAATCCTCCGCGGAAAGCGACGGGAATTCGGTCGGGCAATACAGGCCGCCGTCCGGCGCGATGCCGTTCGCGATCGCGTAGGCCGACGAGACCGCACGGCTCTTGTCTCTCGTGCTTACATATTCCATTTACGTTAAACCTCCGAATTTTTAATTACAGCATTTTTTCTATAAACGCGAACGCATTGTCGTAAAACAGCCCGTTCACGGTGCTTTCCTTATACCCCTTGCGCAGCATCAGTTCGCCCAGCTTATACAGGTCGCCCAGACCTCCCACCCCGGCGGGCAGCTCGTCGCACCCGTCCAGATCGCAGCCAAGCGCCAAATGGCCCTCGCCGTAAAGGCCGAGAAAATGCTCGATATGGTCGAGCGCGTCCTCCAAGACCGAATCGCTCTGACGCACCAAAAACGGCGTGTACAGGTTGACGCCCACCAGACCGCCCCCCGAAACAATCGCGGCAAACTGCCGGTCGGTCAGGTTACGCGGATGGCGGCAAAGCGCGCGCGAATCGCTGTGCGTGGCCACAAAGGGCTTCGCCGCCGTTTCACATACGTCCCAAAAGCCCTGTTCGGACAGGTGGGACACATCGACAATAATCCCCTTTTGTTCGCAATCCCGCACCAGCTTGCGCCCTTCCTCCGTCAGCCCCTCGGCTTGATCGACCGACGCCGGGCAGCCGAATTTGCTGCGGTAATTCCATGTCAGCGTCAGCAGGCGCACGCCCGCGTCATAGGCCAAATCCAGTCCGTCCGGAGTGTCGGGCAGCAGTTCTGCGCCCTCGACTGAAAGGAACGCCGCCGCCTTGCCTTCGGCCGCCGCGCGCGCCAAATCCTCCGATGTACGGCAAAACGTCAGCCAATCGGCGTTTTTTTCAAATTCGCCCATCGCGGTTTTTACCATGCGGGCAAAGCGCTCGTTTGGCGGCGTATCCAAAAGCGATGCCCGACCGGCCGCCAGCTCGGCGCTCGGCGCGCGCGCGCCGCAGAACAGCGCAAAAAACTGTGCGTAATGCGTATACCGCCGCGCGCCGGCCAAATTCACGTGCAGGTCGTTTTCCCGCAGGACCTTGCCGGTCTCGCAGCATTCATAGATCGTGTCGCAGTGCAGGTCAAAAAGCTTCATACTATCCCCCAAAGGCGTCTATGAGGTGGCAGATATCCCGCGGGGCCGCGCCTTCCTCCCCGTATACCTCGATCACATCGAAGCGCGGCTGCCCCGCGCCGGGGTTTCGCTGCAGCCACTGTTCGGCCGTGACGCAAATGCGCTGCCGCTTGGCAGCCGTCACATGCTCGCGCGGCAGCGCAAAGCGGCTGTCCCTTCGCGTTTTCACCTCGGCGAATACAATATATGGGCCGTCGCGCGCAATAATGTCGATCTCACCCAGCCGGGTGCGAAAATTCGTTTCCACGATACGGTAGCCCTTGCGCTTCAAATACGCCTGCGCTTGCCGCTCGCCCCATGCGCCCTTCATCGCGGCGCCTCCGGGTGCTGCTCGTAGAACTTGCGCAAAAATGTGCGCCGATGGATCGGGCACGGGCCGTATCGCAGCAGCGCTTCGTAATGCGCCCGGCTGCCGTAGCCCTTGTGCTTTGCAAAGCCGTACTGGGGATAGGTTTCGTCATACTGACGCAGCAGCCGGTCCCTCGTCACCTTGGCAATGATCGACGCGGCCGCGATTGAGGGCGATAGGCCGTCTCCGCCCGCGATACAGCGGTGCGGTACCGCCAGCCCTTCCGAGCGGTTGCCGTCCACCAGCACAAAATCCGCCGGAACGGAAAGCCCCTCCACCGCCTGCCGCATCACGCGGTAAGTCGCCTGTAAAATATTGATCTCATCGATCACCTGCTCATCCACCAGCGCCGCCGACCACGCGACCGCGTTCTCGCAAATGACGGAGTAGAGCGCTTCGCGCTTTTTTTCCGTCAGCTTCTTGCTGTCGTTCAGGCCATCGATCACAAGGCCCGGCGGCAAAATGACCGCCGCCGCGCACACCGGTCCCGCGAGCGGCCCGCGCCCGGCTTCGTCCACGCCGCAGACCGCCCGGTAACCATCCGCCGCAGCCTGTTCTTCATATTCCCAGATCATGCGTATTCCTCCGGTGTTTCCAGCGTGATGCGGCCCAAAACGCCGCCGCGGAACTCGTCCAGCAAAATACGCGCCATACGCTCGGTATCGATCTCGCCGCCGCGCAGCAAAAAGCCGCGCTTCTTACCGGCCTGTTGCAATAGATCATAGCCGGGAAAATCGCTGTCCGCCGGCGCCGCCACGCCATATCGCGCGGCGATCGTCTCCGGGGCGCGCGCCGCGAGCAGCTCCATCAGCTTGCAGCCAAGCGTTTCCACATCCAATATATCGTCCTTGATCGCGCCGGTGACCGCCAGCAGCAGGCCAACGCGTTCGTCGTCAAATTTGGGCCAGAGTATGCCCGGCGTATCCAGCAAATCGATGCCGCTTTCCACACGGAACCACTGGCTGCCGCGCGTCACGCCCGGCTTGTCCGCCGCCTTGGCCGACTTGCGGCCCAGAATACGGTTGATGAACGTGGATTTGCCGACATTCGGAATGCCGACCACCATCACGCGCACCGACTTGCCGATCTGTCCCTTTTCGTTCCACTGCGCGATCTTATCCGCGAGCAGCGCGCGCACCGCGGACGCGAACGCCTGCGTGCCTTGTCCCAAGCGACTGTCCGTCTCTATGACCGCCCAGCCCTTTTCACGGAACCAGCGAGCCCACGACGCCGTTGCGGCGGGATCGGCCAGATCGATCCGGTTTAAAATGATCAGGCGCGGCTTGCCCGCGGCGATCTCTTCCATGTCCGGGTTGCGGGACACCTGCGGGATGCGGGCGTCCACCACCTCGCACACCGCGTCCACCTGCTTGATATACTCCGCCATTTGCCGGCGGGTCTTGGTCATGTGACCGGGATACCACTGAATATTCATACTTACTCCACCGAGCCAAACTGGCTGAACGGGAACAGCACCGAAAGCACATGGCCGAGCACATAGCGCTCATCCACCATGCCCAGATCGCTCCGTCGGCTGTCGGACGAGTGGTTGCGGTTATCGCCCATCACGAAAATACAGCCCTCCGGCACGGTCTGCGGGTAGGTCATATCGCCCAAGTGCTCGAACGTGTTGATCTTCTCCGCGATATAAGGTTCGTCCAGCACGGTTCCATTGACGATCACATCGCCGGTGTCGGCGCTGATTTCAATCGTATCGCCGCCGGTCGCAATGACGCGCTTCACGATCGGCTGGCCGTGATAAAAATTCGGCTTGTTCAAAACCACGATATCGCCTTTTTCGGGCGTATAATTCAGGTTGCTCACCAACATGATGTTGTGATCCTGCAGCGTCGGCACCATTGAGGAACCGTCCACGCCAATCAATCGGGCAAAAAAGGTAAAAACGATCACAAAAAAGATCAAAACGGTCAGCAGAGACTCGCCCCAGCCGAACAACTCGCTTTTGAAGCGGCCTTCCTGCTTTTCGTGCTTGCCCGCGCCGTTTTCCTGTATTTCCTGCATAATCAGTCCTCCAAACAATACATACTTTGTTATTATAGCTTTTAAATGCTGCAAACGCAAGCCTTCACGCGGCATTTCCGCCCGATAAACAAACAAAAACGGGAAGCATAAAGCTCCCCGTTTTGTTTGATCCTATTAAACCTTTTCCGCAACCTTGGCAGCCTTGCCGACTCTGCCGCGCAGATAGTACAGCTTGGCGCGGCGAACCTTACCACGGCGCACGATCTCGAACTTCGCAACGTTCGGGGAATGCACCGGGAACGTCTTCTCAACGCCTACGCCGTAAGAAATGCGGCGAACCGTAATCGTCTGGTTGACGCCGGAGTGCTTTCTGGCAATAATGATACCCTCGAACACCTGAATGCGCTCGCGGTTACCTTCCTTGATCTTTGCGTGCACCTTAACGGTGTCGCCGATCTTCAGATCGGGCAGATCGCTTTTCAGCTGCTGCTCGGACAGTACCTTGACTAAATCCATTTTCAAGTCATCCTTTCGTCTTAGACATTCTTACCCCGTTTCACCGCGAAACAGACAGAGGAATGCCCGTGTTACCGATATATTCTACCATATCGCCCAGCCGCACGCAAGTGTTTTTTTCGTTAAATTATATTCTTTCGGCATTTTACTTGTAATTCCAAATATCCATAGTATACTTAAACTATCCCCAAATTGTAAAGGAGGATAATCAATTTATGTGGGCATACGAAAGCGTGTTCTATCAGATCTATCCGATCGGTTTCTGCGGCGCGCCGCGTGAAAACGACGGTGTCGCCGTTCCACGCATCGCCAAGGTGGGCGACTGGGCGGCGCATATCGAAAAGCTCGGCTGCGACGCCGTGTACTTCTCCCCCCTGTTTGAATCCGACTCGCACGGCTACGACACCCGTGATTACCGCAAGCTGGACTGCCGCCTTGGCACGAACGCGGATTTTGCAAAGGTGTGCGATACCCTGCACGAGCATAACGTCCGCGTCGTGCTGGACGGCGTGTTCAACCATGTCGGCCGCGGCTTCTGGGCCTTCCGCGACGTGCAGGAGAAAAAGCGGGACTCCCCCTACAAGGACTGGTTCCATATTTCGTTCGACGGCAACTCGAATTACAACGACGGCTTTTGGTACGAGGGTTGGGAGGGCCACTATGAGCTGGTGCGCCTGAACCTGCAAAACCCTGAAGTCGTGGCGCATCTGTTCGATTGTATCCGCCTGTGGGTGGACGAGTTCGATATCGACGGCCTGCGGCTCGATGTCGCCTATTGTTTGGACAAGGATTTTATTCGGCAGCTGCGCGCGTTTTGCGACGGCTTGAAGCCCGGCTTTTTCCTTGTCGGCGAGCTGCTCCACGGCGATTACAATCAATTTGTCGGGAACGAGATGCTGCACTCCTGCACCAATTACGAATGCTACAAGGGCCTGTATTCTTCGCTCAACTCCATGAACCTGTTTGAAATCACGCATTCGCTGCTGCGTCAGTTCGGCCCGGAAAACTGGACGCTTTACCGCGGCAAGCATCTGCTGTCCTTTGTCGATAACCACGATGTGACGCGCGCAGCCTCTATCCTGTCCGACCCTAAGCACCTGCCGCTGCTCTACGGCATGCTGTTTGGCATGCCGGGCATTCCCTGTGTATACTACGGCAGCGAATGGGGCATTACGGGAGAAAAATCGCATGGCGACGACGCGCTGCGTCCCTCCTTCGACGCGCCTGAATGGAACGACCTGACCGACCGGATCGCCGCCATGGCGGGGGCGCACCGCGCGAGCAAGGCCCTCTGCTACGGCGATTTCAAGCAGCTTGTACTCACCAATAAACAGTGTATCTGGGAGCGGGTATGCGAGGAGGAACGCGTTCTCGTCGCCCTCAACATCGATTCCGAACCCTTCACCGCGCACTTCAACGCAAACGCCGGCCGCGGCGTCGACCTGATCACCGGCGAGATGCACGATTTCGGCGGCGGCAGCGAACTGCCCCCCTACTCCGTCGCGTTCTGGAAGACCGAGTAAAAACAGCATACGATCACGCAAGGCCGCCCCGCTGATAAGCGGGGCGGCCTTTATAATAGTATTAAATGTAGTCGACAACCAGAACCACCACTGAATTATCGTTCATCGTAATGGTGAACTCCACAAGGCCCTTGCTCTGGCGGAAGGCCTCCAGCGTTGTCTTTTTAAAGGTCATCTTCGTCTTATCGACCGTATAATCGGTATTCTGCACGAGCGTTTGCACGGCGTTGTTCCGGATCGCGGTCACGCTGCGCACATTGAGCCGATCGAGATCGAGCGGCACGCTCACCTCCACCGGGTCAAAGGTGTCGTATTCGGCCACCTGCGCCGTCAAGCCGGAGGGCGTCGAATCGGATACCGTCAGCTGCGCCTGCTCCTCGGTGCCGGTTTTCAGGTTGACCGTGATCGTATACAGGCCCTCGGGCAGCTGCGCCAACAGACCGCGCCGCAGGATAATGCTGCGCGTCGCGCTGTCAAACTCGTAATCCAGATTGGTCAGCCCCAGCACGACCGAACGGATATCACTCGCGGCGTTGATTGAAGACAGACGAAGCGACAAATCCTTAAAGCCGGCGGATTTATAGTACCGGTCGAACGAAAGCTCCGATGCGCCGGCCAGACTGTTGGAATTGGTCACCGCGACGGCGATCGAATACTTATGTCCATCCGACGAGGTGATCAGCAGCGTGTGGTTGCCGCGCGCCAGCGTGGCAAGGTACGAAGTCTGCACGCGGATGCCGTTCGCGGTTTCCGTATAGGCGACCGACGGCGAAAGGATCAGCCCGTCGCAAGTGACGGTTTGCACCTTGGCGCCTGTCGGCAGCGAAATATCGACCGCCGCGCCCAGCGGCGAAAGATCGTTTAAATCAACCGAGATCGAGGTAGGCGTCACGCTCGCGGCGGAAGAAGTGTTCACCGTTTCGCCGCCGATGTTCGCGGTCACGCCGCTTGCGAGCGTATAGCCGGAAACCGCGATATCCTTTGCAATGGTCACGCCGTTTACATTGATCTCCGCCTGATAGATCGAGCCGTAGCCCGTGATGGATGCCGCCTTATCCGCCGTCAGGTGATAAATCGAGGTGCCCGCGGTCGTGTTGACGGAAGCTTCGCCCGCAAGGTGCAGGTTGCTTACCGCCGCGTCCAGCGTCAGCGACACGCGGCTGCCGCCGTCCACCGCTACGTTGGCAAAGCCTTCATAGCCGGTCGTCGTCAGCCCGCGCTCGTAAAGGGTCGCGTTGGAGTCGATCTCGGTCTCACGGATATGGCTAGCGCCCGTTGCAGTTACTTGCAGCAGGCGCCCCATCGGAGACGAAACGATCATGTGATCGCTCGTCGTATTTACCATTGTAACCGTACCACCGGACACGATGACAGAACCCTCAACCTTCACATTTGTGAGGGTCACAGCGTCGGCCCCGAGGCCTTCGGTGATGTACAGATCGCCAGTGATCGTCGCGTCGGACAGCGTGCAGTTTTCCGAAATCGTCACATTGGCGGTATCGCTCTTCAGATCGGCTCCCGTGTAGGCCTTGCCGGCCGTGGACAGCGAGGTGCCGAGGTAGAAATACAGTATTTTAGCCACTTCGCCGCGGGACACGACCTGATCCGGCTTAAAGGAACCGTCCGTATAGCCCGCCAAAAAGCCCTTATCGGTCGCGGCCTTGATATAGCCCGCGCTCCATTTCGATATCTTGTCCTTATCGGTAAAGGAAAGCGACTCCGGATCGATATCGCCGGGGTCCGCCTTGAACAGACGGCCGATCAGCGTCGCGGCCTGTTCACGCGTAACCGGGCCTTCGGGCTCCATCTTGTTGTCGCCCACGCCGTTGATGTAACCGTACTTGGCCGCGATGCGCACGGTATCGTAGTACCACGCGTTGCTCTTTACGTCGTCGTAATTGATGGCCGCGGTCTCGGTAAAATGAAACGCGCGGTTAATATAGCGCATAAATTCAGCGCGCGTCATATCCCGGTCGGGCTCAAAGTCGCCGGTCGTCGCGCTTGGCTTATACACGCCCTCTTCATTTAAATATTCAATATAGGTTTTCGCCCAGTGCTTGTCGATATCGCTCGCGGCAAAGGCCGCAGGAGCCAGACCGACCATCAGTGATGCGGATAGCATAAAGGCTATCAATCTTTTTTTCATGGATGCAACCACCCCTCAAAGTTCCTGACTTTAGTATAGCATAGTTTGCGAAACGTGACAATCCCTAAAAAAAACCTTAACAGGCCGTTTATAACACACTTTTTGCATAGGTGACAAATAAGCGGCCTTTTCGGCTGATTCCTCCAAACGACACGATCCGCGCCCTGCCGCGGCCGCGCACGGTCAGCCGGTCGCCCTCGCGCAGCTCGCGCTCATCTTTCAGGCAGGGCGCTCCATTGACGAACACCGTTCCCCGCGCGATCTCCGCCTGCGCGTTCGCGCGGGACAGGCCGAAGATAAGCGCGATCACGCTGTCCAGCCGGGGCGACGCCACCGAGCCTTGCCCTTCCTCCTCCCGCTGCTCGGAAATGCGCAGGCTTTCGATCGGCTCGCGCGTCAATTCGATCCGTTTGCGGCCCGCCTTATCAAAGTGCATGAGCAAGAAATCCGCGATCTCCTCGCTTACCAATAAATCCGCGCCCGCTTCATGCACCACGATATCGCCGATCATCGCCCGGTCGATCTGCAAGCCCATCAGCGCGCCCAGATAGTCGCGGTGCGTCAGCTCGTCCCCCGGCCTTTTGTGCGCCCTCAGCAACGCGACCGGCGCGGCCTGTTTGGCGCTTTCCTCATCCAGATAATCGGGATAAAACACGGCCATGGCTCGCTCGGCCCCCTCGTAGCCGCCCCAGAACAACGCGCCGCCGCCCATTTGGCGCGCCGCCGCCTCCGCCATGGCGCGCTCGGCCATGTTCAAAAACCGCGTGTGCGTCAGGTAGCCGCGGGTCTCGCACTCCTGCGCCTTGTCCAATACCTGCGCCAACAGCAGCCGGTCGTCCTCTGTGCGCGCCAGCGCGCTTATGATCTCCTTTTTGGTCTTCAATGTCCTTCCTCCCAATCTCCACTTTTCCCATTGTACAATTTACCGCTTTGGTTTACAATAGGAATATCGTTTTATAAGGGGGCAAGCAATGTTATGTCTGTCAAAGATGCGGTACTGAAAGCGCTGGAGGAGGCGCGCGGCGAACAAATATCCGGCGCCGCGCTCGCCCGCACGCTCGGCGTTTCGCGCGCCGCGGTGTGGAAGGCGGTCGGCGCGCTGCGGGAAGCGGGCGTAGCGATTGACGCCGCGCCCGGCGGCGGTTATCTGCTCCGCACCGAGGACGACAGCCTGACCGCCGCCGGTGTAGGCGCGCTGCTGGAGACCGAAGCCTTTGGCCGCGAGCTGCTCGTTATGCCCAGCCTTACCTCCACCAACACGGTACTCAAGCAGGAGTATACGGCAAAGCCTCACGGCTTTACGCTGATCGCGCTTGAGCAGTCGGGCGGGCGCGGCCGTCTGGGCCGGTCGTTCGCTTCGCCGCCCGGCTCCGGACTTTATATCAGCGTGCTGATGCATCCCCGCTTTCCGCTGGACAAGCTGCATTTTGTCACGGTGGCAGCCGCCGTCGCGGTTTGCGAAGCGATCGAGCAGACCGCCGGTTTCACCCCCGGAATCAAATGGGTCAACGACGTGCTGATGGAGGAAAAAAGCTCTGTGGTATCCTGACCGAGGCCGTGATCGAAGGCGAGACTGGCGCGGTGGACGCGGTCGTCACCGGCTTCGGCATCAATTTGTTCCCCAGCCCCGCGTGGCCGGAGGAGGTACGCGCGGTTGCCGGGGCGCTCAGCGAATTTTCCGCCGCGCCGCGCCGCGCCGCGCTGGCCGCCGCCCTGCTCGGCGCGTTCGAACGCGGCATCCGCCTGCTGAGCGAAGGCGGCACCGCCGCGCTGATCGCGGCGTACCGCAGCCGCCTGTGCTGCCTCGGCAAACCGGTTACCGTGCACAGCCCCGCCACGCAGTACCACGCCGTCTGCGTGGGCCTGACCGAGGAGGGGCACCTGCTGGTCCGCGACGACGCGGGGCAAACACACACGCTTTCCACCGGCGAGATCAGCATCCGCCTGTCCCCATCGTAAAAAACAAGACCACACGATTATAAAGGAGAAGCCCTTATGTTTGAAACCGCCTCCGGCGTCACCGTTCCCCATCCCGAGCGACTGCGCGAGGAATATGAGCTCGCCGGCGATACCCTGACCATGAACCTCAGCTTTGAAAAACTGCCCGCCTTTGTACAGGCCTTTTACGAGCTGCTTCCCGAACCGCTTTTTCTCGCCGTCCACCCGGACGCGGATAACG
Protein-coding regions in this window:
- a CDS encoding YlmH family RNA-binding protein; translated protein: MKTKKEIISALARTEDDRLLLAQVLDKAQECETRGYLTHTRFLNMAERAMAEAAARQMGGGALFWGGYEGAERAMAVFYPDYLDEESAKQAAPVALLRAHKRPGDELTHRDYLGALMGLQIDRAMIGDIVVHEAGADLLVSEEIADFLLMHFDKAGRKRIELTREPIESLRISEQREEEGQGSVASPRLDSVIALIFGLSRANAQAEIARGTVFVNGAPCLKDERELREGDRLTVRGRGRARIVSFGGISRKGRLFVTYAKSVL
- a CDS encoding biotin operon repressor, with protein sequence MSVKDAVLKALEEARGEQISGAALARTLGVSRAAVWKAVGALREAGVAIDAAPGGGYLLRTEDDSLTAAGVGALLETEAFGRELLVMPSLTSTNTVLKQEYTAKPHGFTLIALEQSGGRGRLGRSFASPPGSGLYISVLMHPRFPLDKLHFVTVAAAVAVCEAIEQTAGFTPGIKWVNDVLMEEKSSVVS
- a CDS encoding biotin--[acetyl-CoA-carboxylase] ligase, giving the protein MGQRRADGGKKLCGILTEAVIEGETGAVDAVVTGFGINLFPSPAWPEEVRAVAGALSEFSAAPRRAALAAALLGAFERGIRLLSEGGTAALIAAYRSRLCCLGKPVTVHSPATQYHAVCVGLTEEGHLLVRDDAGQTHTLSTGEISIRLSPS